The genome window AACATAATTAAAGAAAACCCAATATGTGCAATTGATGCTCCTGCTTTTTTAATATTTCCTTTTAATACACTTCGTATATAATCAGCATTTGCAATTGCTGCAAATAAGCTACTGAACAATAAGAGGGCGTAAAAAGGTTTATTTATTTGCATCCCAAATGCAATAGCTATTGTAAGTAAGAGAGAAGTAATAGCAGGGATAACCAATTTTTTTGCTGTTTCTTTTGCATTGCTGTTTTTGTATTTTAAAAACTGCCCTAGGCCAATAAGCAATAAAACAAGTATGCACAGCGGTATCTGCCAAGAGTTGTAATGCTCTACAATTTTTGAAGGAGGAGCTAATTTCAAACTGAAAATTTTATTGATTACCGGAATAGAGGTAGTGTAGGTAATTTGAAATGCAGATATAATAAGTACCAATGCTCCAATAAACATCCAAAATTCTCTGCTTAAAACCGGGTCTTCTTCTTTACCGGATGCCAGTTGTTTTCTGTTTAGCAGTAATAATACAATTCCTAAAACAACATAAAATAGCAAATAAATAAGTAATTGCCCCGACATTCCTAGGTCGGTAAAAGCATGTACGGATGTTTCTCCTAAAATTCCACTGCGAGTTAAAAAAGTAGAGTACAGAATAAGGATAAATGTTGCTATTGATAAAATATACGTTGATAAAAGAGCTGTTCCTCTTGCTTTATTAATGAGCATCGTGTGTGCAGCTGCAACCAATATTATCCAAGGAACTAACGAAGCATTTTCAACCGGATCCCATGCCCAAAAGCCACCAAAACTAAGTGCTTCATAAGCCCAAGCTCCACCCATTAGTATTCCAGTTCCTAGAACTATGATAGAAAAAAAAGCCCATGGAAGCGCAATTGATTGCCATTGGTTGTATTTTTTTTGCCATAGCCCTGCAATGGCAAATGCAAATGGAACTAATGTGGATGCAAATCCAAGAAAGAGAGTAGGAGGGTGAATTGTCATCCAGTAGTTTTGTAATAGCGGATTTAACCCCCTTCCATCTAGTGTCTCTAAGTAGTTAGGATTTGCAAACAACGGAATATTTGCAAAATCGGGATGTTCACGCAAGAGAATTGTAAAGGGATTACTTCCTAAATGAAAATCGCCAATATAAATACCTAACAGCATGGAGCTTAAAAATATTTGAACACTCGAAAATACTGTCATTACTGGCGATTCCCAGTTTTTTAAGGATCGCATTAAAATCAACCCCAATACTACATGCCAAAAAGACCAAAGCAAAAAACTTCCTTCCTGTCCTTCCCAAAAGCAAGAAAAAATATACTTTAAATTCATGGCTTTATTCGAGTGTTGCCAAACATATTGGTATTCGAATAAATGATTGTACAGCATGTAAAATAGTGTGGCAACAATACCAATTACAGAAGCCGCATGTGCTAAAAAAAAGAATCGTGCATTTTTTTTCCAACGGGAGGTAATGTCAAGTTGCTGTTGAGTAGCCATAAAATAGGCAACTGTGGCTCCCACAGAAAAAACGAAAGAAAGAATTACAAAAACATTTCCTATTTGTCCCGGAAGTAATCGTTCGCCAATAAAAATAGTTTCCATAAGGCTAGCGAGTAATGTTTGAAGATGCTGTAGCAGATGGGACAGCATCGTTATATTTTGAAGGACATTTCATTAGAATTTCATTGGCATGAAAATCATTGCCACTGCACTTGCCAATAATTACAATCTGTTCCGATTTTTCAAAGTCTTGTGGTTTACTTTTATGCAGCACAATTTTTTTTTCTACACTATCGTTATCAAACATATAAAACGTAAATAGGTTTGCATTTTTTTCAGGTTCGTAATTTTGAGGCTTATCTCTATTTAGTTTTCCTACAACATGAAATTCTGAATCAGGGTTTTTAGCCGCCTCGCTAAAGTTAGAGTATGTGCTCGAATCAGCTAAGGTGCTATATATAGCACCAATGCTAACAGCAATTAAAATCAATGCAATTATGTGACTCTTTTTCATTCCTTTTTTTTAATTTTTTTCTTTGAAGCTTTGGGTGCGCTTATTTCGTCTAATATAATTGCTTCATTAATTGTTTCTTTAACTTGGTCTAATGGATAAGAGCTTAAGTTTTTAAATGTTATCCCTGCAATTTGCTTTCGTTTTTTTAAATCAAGTAATCCATATTCATTTGATAGCTCTACTCCTCTAATAAAACATAACTCAACATCTTTTTGTTTTTTCGAGAGGTTTATGTAACATATCCAACTTTTTTTGTAATAAAATGGAATATTGTAATTCTTCTTACAGTATATCCCAGGTATTGATAAGAGTAAATCATTTAAAAAAATAACTATTTCTTTTTGAGTTTTATTTTCAATGTTGAAAATGAATTCATTTGCAGACATTTCAAAAAAAAGTAAGAATTTTAATCTTTTTTATTTATCTCTCTTTCTAATCTACTTAACTTTCTGTCAATTGCTACAAGGTATGCAATTATACCTACAAATATTGCTACCAATACGGTAACAACTACATAAATTTTTCCGGAGCTTCTTAGTTGATCTGCCATTTCTACTTCGTTTTGGTTTTGTGCAAAAATAGTTGTTGCGAAACCACTAAATATGACTAGCAGTGCAAGTAGTTTCTTCATATACTGTTTAGTTTAATCAATAATTTTTTTGCTCTAATTCGAATGGATAAAATCCAGGTAGCCAATAGTGTCCATCCAATAATTGCTGGATAAAATACCAATTTCATATTGTTGTTTAAGTCGTATCCTCCAAATCCAGGATTGCCACCATTTCCTGGGTGTAAAGAATCATTTAAGCGCGGTACAATCATTATAAACACAATAAGCATGGTGTAAGCAAAAACATTGTAAACCGCTGTTAATTGAGCTCTTTTCTGCACATCATCCACAGATGAGCGCAGTATTAAATAGGCTAAATAAATCAACATCGAGATGGCCGCCCCATTCAATTTGCTATCGCTTACCCACCATGTGCCCCATGTAAATTTAGCCCAAATAGAGCCGGTTACTAGTCCCAAAGCACCAAGCAAAATACCTACATTGGCTGCTTCGGAGGCAACTATATCGTTGTGTAATTCTTGTTTTCGTAAATATTTAATACTGTGAATGAGCGAAACCAATAAAATAATAATCATCGAAAACCACATGGTTACATGAAAATAAAGGTTTCGGATGGTTTCATTTAAAATGGCAAGAGCAGGAACCTCAAACAAAAATCCCGCAGAGATTGTGTATATAAGAAGTAAAACGGATAGTGCTTTCCACCAATGTTTGAGCATAACTAATTAATACAAAAGTTTTAAAACTACGTTCTCCAAAGGTAATTAAATAAAATGTATGATAATGCTGAAACCAATATGTTTATACCAATTAAAACAACAGCATATTTCCAAAAAATTGACATTGCCAACCCATCAGCCACTATCTTGCTTATTTTTAGTAGTATAAGTAAAAGTGGAAGTAGCAGGGGCAGGCTTAGTATAGCCATTAACGAAAAACTACCTTCTGTTTTAGCCGCAATGGCAGCAATTAACGTAAGTATTCCAGATAAACCGATACATCCTAAAAATTGTACAAAAAGAAACAATCCAATTTGACTAACCAAACTACCTAGAAGAATGGAAAATATAAAGTAGCCTATGAAGGATAGCAGCGTAAGAGTAATAGTGTTGTATATCAATTTTGAAACAATTAATTGATTGGCAGAAACAAGTTGATAAGCGTATAAGAAATTTTTTTTCGATTCGTTTTGAAAGCTTTTGGAGATAAGGTTAATAGCTGCAAATAAAGTTATTATCCAGAAAAGAGCTAACCAAGTGGTTGTATTAATAACCTTATTAAAAGCTAAAAAGCAAACATAATTGGTAGAAATAATATACAGTATAGCACCAGCCAACGAACTCATATTTCTGAATTCTAGTTTGGTATCTTTTTTTATTAGTTCGAGTATGTTTCCTACAGAATGTTGAACCATTCTACAAAATTAACCAAGATTTTCGATAAGCCATTTTTTTAAATCAGACTTAATCTATAAATAAATTATTTTCGCACTAAATATCTATATTCGTAACTCAAATAAAGTATCATGAGCATAAATTATTCCAATTCACTAAAAAAATTAAAAGGAACCGGTGTAGCAATAGTTACGCCATTCGAAAAGAACGGAGATGTGGATTATGTGGCTTTAACAAAACTTATAGAACATCTGCTTAGGGGGAAAGTGGAATATTTAGTAGTGTTGGGTACTACTGGCGAGTCGGTTACATTATCAAAGGAAGAAAAGACGAAGATTGTAGGGCATGTGAAAAAAGTGGTACGAAAGCGTGTGCCTATTGTTATTGGTATTGGCGGAAATAATACTTTAGAAGTTATTGAAACCATTAAACATACCGATTTTGCAGGAATTGAAGCCATATTGTCGGTTTCACCATACTATAATAAACCTACGCAACAAGGTATTTATGAGCATTACAAGGCTATTGCCCAATCTACATTAATGCCTATCATACTTTACAATGTTCCGGGTAGAACGGGGTCTAACATTGCTGCGGAAACTACGTTGCGTTTAGCCAATGATTTTAAAAATATTATTGGAATTAAGGAGGCTTCGGCTAATTTGGAGCAGCAGCACATGAAAATTATTCGCGATAAGCCTACTAATTTTTTGGTAATTTCAGGCGATGATGCACTTACCTTGCCTGTAATTGCTTGTGGTGGAGATGGGGTTATTTCCGTTGTTGCAAATGCGTATCCAAAAGATTTTTCGGATATGGTACGATTATCTTTAAAAGGAGATTTTGTGAAAGCAAGAAAGCTACACTACAAACTAA of Bacteroidota bacterium contains these proteins:
- the ccsA gene encoding cytochrome c biogenesis protein CcsA, producing the protein METIFIGERLLPGQIGNVFVILSFVFSVGATVAYFMATQQQLDITSRWKKNARFFFLAHAASVIGIVATLFYMLYNHLFEYQYVWQHSNKAMNLKYIFSCFWEGQEGSFLLWSFWHVVLGLILMRSLKNWESPVMTVFSSVQIFLSSMLLGIYIGDFHLGSNPFTILLREHPDFANIPLFANPNYLETLDGRGLNPLLQNYWMTIHPPTLFLGFASTLVPFAFAIAGLWQKKYNQWQSIALPWAFFSIIVLGTGILMGGAWAYEALSFGGFWAWDPVENASLVPWIILVAAAHTMLINKARGTALLSTYILSIATFILILYSTFLTRSGILGETSVHAFTDLGMSGQLLIYLLFYVVLGIVLLLLNRKQLASGKEEDPVLSREFWMFIGALVLIISAFQITYTTSIPVINKIFSLKLAPPSKIVEHYNSWQIPLCILVLLLIGLGQFLKYKNSNAKETAKKLVIPAITSLLLTIAIAFGMQINKPFYALLLFSSLFAAIANADYIRSVLKGNIKKAGASIAHIGFSLIMLGALLSAGKKETISQNSANMSVSNLGEDFSDQKNILLQQHDTLQMGNYHVTYVGKKKEGVNIYFEIKYFTKKDTGYAYEFTLFPLVQTNDRMGNVAEPDTRHFLTKDIYTHITYADLDVIEDDSNSEYAKPKNNIIKMGDTLFTSNSIVLVDSLTADGDKIDTTQQIELAVTAHLRLIDKFSTIYYAKPKYIITNASVKSTDYTVDTLGLKFNFWKINPEKQEVEIYISEKKSNKRDFVVMEAAIFPYINVLWLGCVIMIIGTALAIVERLKKSSSYKI
- a CDS encoding cytochrome c maturation protein CcmE: MKKSHIIALILIAVSIGAIYSTLADSSTYSNFSEAAKNPDSEFHVVGKLNRDKPQNYEPEKNANLFTFYMFDNDSVEKKIVLHKSKPQDFEKSEQIVIIGKCSGNDFHANEILMKCPSKYNDAVPSATASSNITR
- a CDS encoding DUF1801 domain-containing protein; its protein translation is MSANEFIFNIENKTQKEIVIFLNDLLLSIPGIYCKKNYNIPFYYKKSWICYINLSKKQKDVELCFIRGVELSNEYGLLDLKKRKQIAGITFKNLSSYPLDQVKETINEAIILDEISAPKASKKKIKKKE
- a CDS encoding CcmD family protein, translated to MKKLLALLVIFSGFATTIFAQNQNEVEMADQLRSSGKIYVVVTVLVAIFVGIIAYLVAIDRKLSRLEREINKKD
- the ccsA gene encoding cytochrome c biogenesis protein CcsA — translated: MLKHWWKALSVLLLIYTISAGFLFEVPALAILNETIRNLYFHVTMWFSMIIILLVSLIHSIKYLRKQELHNDIVASEAANVGILLGALGLVTGSIWAKFTWGTWWVSDSKLNGAAISMLIYLAYLILRSSVDDVQKRAQLTAVYNVFAYTMLIVFIMIVPRLNDSLHPGNGGNPGFGGYDLNNNMKLVFYPAIIGWTLLATWILSIRIRAKKLLIKLNSI
- a CDS encoding heme exporter protein CcmB, with amino-acid sequence MVQHSVGNILELIKKDTKLEFRNMSSLAGAILYIISTNYVCFLAFNKVINTTTWLALFWIITLFAAINLISKSFQNESKKNFLYAYQLVSANQLIVSKLIYNTITLTLLSFIGYFIFSILLGSLVSQIGLFLFVQFLGCIGLSGILTLIAAIAAKTEGSFSLMAILSLPLLLPLLLILLKISKIVADGLAMSIFWKYAVVLIGINILVSALSYILFNYLWRT
- a CDS encoding 4-hydroxy-tetrahydrodipicolinate synthase, with product MSINYSNSLKKLKGTGVAIVTPFEKNGDVDYVALTKLIEHLLRGKVEYLVVLGTTGESVTLSKEEKTKIVGHVKKVVRKRVPIVIGIGGNNTLEVIETIKHTDFAGIEAILSVSPYYNKPTQQGIYEHYKAIAQSTLMPIILYNVPGRTGSNIAAETTLRLANDFKNIIGIKEASANLEQQHMKIIRDKPTNFLVISGDDALTLPVIACGGDGVISVVANAYPKDFSDMVRLSLKGDFVKARKLHYKLTEFIDLLFADGSPGGIKEALVRLGIGKNYLRLPLQSPNNAVIAKIDKFVKNYK